In a genomic window of Diadema setosum chromosome 3, eeDiaSeto1, whole genome shotgun sequence:
- the LOC140226711 gene encoding uncharacterized protein — MVINLSSYELIQEEKETLQLGLSYCPPQPLDGIRLCQDTADFNRRIKLREFFSDNDNNANKQPNKLHKPSTAKVKWTPPPGRNSHIDAFTSNVQRHLDNFLRDVRQPELSKTDKIRRESIKSLKNNNEIIIKPADKGGAVVIQNFQDYHSEAVRQLSDNNYYEPLSEDPNDKFREKAMECVKHLTGNNISLPEKARVSQFYLLPKVHKLPKMVTSVTKQEAASSDSIIAAAKQHAIIPPGRPIVSSVGSLTEPMSQFVDEKLQPFLPRIKSYIKDTTDFLQKIESVQVAPGSTLVTMDVQSLYTNIPHEDGVQAIRRFLRDHANEDEAVDVDALAQMTEFILKHNFFHFDDKYYLQKKGTAMGTKMAPAYANIFMATLEEEFLSSYPQKPTLYKFNLLPLSRERFEEYDVDTITVIIWLIRLNLHLNEV, encoded by the coding sequence ATGGTTATCAATCTGTCGTCCTACGAGCTGATACAGGAAGAGAAGGAGACTCTACAACTTGGCCTGTCGTACTGCCCACCTCAACCCCTTGATGGCATTCGGCTATGTCAAGATACGGCAGATTTCAACCGACGAATCAAGCTGCGAGAGTTCTTCTCCGACAACGACAACAACGCTAACAAGCAGCCGAACAAGCTACACAAACCATCTACAGCCAAAGTTAAGTGGACTCCGCCGCCGGGAAGAAACTCCCACATCGACGCTTTCACTTCTAACGTCCAACGTCATCTTGACAACTTTCTCCGTGACGTCCGGCAACCAGAGCTCAGTAAAACCGACAAGATAAGACGTGAGTCTATAAAATCACTCAAGAACAATAATGAGATTATTATCAAGCCCGCCGATAAAGGTGGCGCCGTGGTAATTCAGAACTTTCAGGATTACCATTCTGAGGCAGTGCGACAGTTGTCAGATAATAATTACTATGAACCTCTGTCAGAGGACCCCAATGATAAATTTCGTGAGAAGGCTATGGAATGTGTTAAGCATTTGACAGGCAATAACATATCTCTTCCTGAGAAGGCTAGGGTTAGTCAATTTTACCTCTTACCTAAAGTACACAAGCTTCCTAAGATGGTGACGAGTGTAACTAAACAGGAAGCAGCAAGTTCCGATTCTATCATTGCAGCAGCCAAACAACATGCGATAATCCCACCAGGCAGACCCATTGTGTCCAGTGTCGGTTCCCTTACTGAACCAATGTCTCAATTTGTTGACGAGAAACTTCAACCATTTTTACCGAGAATCAAGAGTTACATCAAAGACACGACGGACTTCTTACAAAAGATAGAATCGGTTCAAGTTGCCCCTGGTTCGACACTCGTCACCATGGATGTTCAAAGTCTGTATACTAACATCCCACATGAGGACGGTGTACAAGCAATACGCCGCTTCCTCCGTGACCATGCTAATGAGGACGAGGCTGTAGATGTAGACGCATTAGCTCAAATGACAGAATTCATTCTGAAACACAACTTTTTCCACTTTGACGACAAGTATTATCTACAGAAAAAGGGCACTGCCATGGGAACTAAGATGGCACCGGCGTACGCCAACATTTTCATGGCCACCTTGGAGGAGGAATTTCTGTCAAGCTATCCTCAGAAACCTACG